ttcacaatatatataagaaaatcCTTGTAGAATAATCCTTTATATAACCACATCGAGcatgttattaaaaataaactatgaaatattttagaagatatattatcatttgaattcattttttttagtaaattgttttttttgccACGTTTTTCAATTGTAATATTAATGGACACAAACAAAGTGTATCTAcccaaaaatattacactACCCTGTAAGTTAAAATGGGCAGTAGATGATAATTCTATGGTTAGTTCAAATCAAATAATTGCTTTTATTATTGAGACTAAAAATGaggatataaatattcaaaatgacGAACtaataaacaataataacGACCCACAAAATATCAATCAACATAATTATGAtcacaatatatatgaacagaataatgcaaataaatgtattaacAGTACAggcaatttaaataatgaaaatgaagtGGGTAGCGAAAATGCTAAAAATGACACAAATgatcaaaaaaatgtaaataaccaaaataaactaaatgacgaacaaaataatgttataaattttatactgAATAGTAGAAATACTCGTGAGATTAAAGAGAGTAATCATATATTCTTACGATCTAATAATAGCGGtcgaataaatattttaaaaaaaaatataaacccACAAAAAGAtgagtatatatatattgacaATCctaatgaattattatgtGAAATTAATGATGAGGAATGTAAAcatgaaataatattttcaggATTATGTGCAAATTGTTTTATGAATCAagaagatataaataaaaataaaaatgacaaatattttttatcacctGGCTTTataacaaatgaaaaaaaattatttataaatacagATAAAGCTATTGATCTAGAAAAGGAAAGagtacaaaatattataaataataaaaaattatgtttagTTTTAGATTTAGACAATACATTATTACAAGcttctttttatattcattctGTTCATATTGAGAAAgatgtaataaatataacgaCGGATTTTGATGATGACGAGTTTGCACCGATGGGTAATAATTTCGGAAATGGCAATCAACCtagtgataataataaatttgaaaatgaagaaataaatattaaatcagAGGATAATCCATTGAATAGTGGTAAAgattgttataaaaaattcgaTCACATTCTAAATCAGAAAACACAAAacgatgaaataaattctGAAATgctatcatttttttttaatgcaaacaaaaaaaaaaacaaactaGAAAATGACATTTAtcatgatataaaaatgaactATGAAGAGtatcttaattttttagcTAAGGTAAAtacatttaatttattgaaatataatggaaaatatatacattatgaagatttaaatgatgaagccataaaagcaaaaataaaaaaattcgaaTCATCAGTGTTAAAAACAACtgtaaaatatgataaaggattatatactatatattataaattaagaCCAGGAGTAAttgaatttttacaaaaaatgaatcaaaaatatgaaatatatttatatacaatgGGAACAATAGAGCATGCTAAATcatgcttatttttattagacccattgaaaaaattttttggtAATAGAATATTTTCAAGAAAAGATTGTACAAATGGAATGAAACATTTAAATCGAATTCTTCCAACATATCGTAGTATATCAATCTGTGTTGATGATAGTGAGTATATTTGGAAAGAAGCAAATTCTTGCATTAAAGTTcatgcatataattattttcctgaaattcaatttttaggggatataaaaaaaaaaacatattttttaacaaaatttttttctatggCTCAATCATATTTAAACTTTTCAACAGATATTTATcgatttattaattttaaatgtaatgaatatgaagaattcaaaaaaaattatttaaataactttatgataaataatatgtatacacaAAATTTATCGATTCCTTATTTGGCTCCTATGGGTATACAAATGGGGGGAACTCatgcaaatataaataatacagcatttgttaataattcgaatatagtaaaaagtgaaaatactatagaaaatggaaatttttccgaaaaaaacaaaggtaatatatttaacgGAGTTAATAACACACTAAGTCTAAACTTTGATGAGGATAATGATGATTTTTCTAACGACATGCTTATAGATTTGGAAAAGGAATTCGAAAcagataatgaaaatgattcaaatttaaaaagaaaatcaCATAATtccaataaaataaacttgGTAAATGATCAAGAACTAGCTAATTATTCATACCCTCTTGATACCACCTATGGTGATCAAATAGAAAATCCTAATGAACCCATTTTAAGTATTCAAACAAATGCAGGTAATATCGAACAggctaataataatataaacgaCAATagtaatgatatatttacagCATCAGATGAAGGTATTCCAGCAGGTGTGGGCATACctgaaatacaaaataacgATTTAGTTTTCTATATAAATCAAGATCAagataattcatttttaaataaatctaatgatgaaaataatattgacaTGGAACATTATTCTGAATCCACTGACccattaaataataatgcaaaCATATcagatgaagaaaatatattagctGATAATTTAGTTCAATTTTATAGTAAggatgaaaatgatgatttGGATTTGAATTTAGATGAGGATGATGATGAGGATATGTTTTTTCtaaatgatgatatacTAAATGACGaattcaataaaaaaatgaaaaaaaaaaaaaaaaataacaatgatataaataaaaatggtagcgtatcaaaaatatatacaccaAAACATGCACCTTTATATGGTGAACAAAATATaccaaataatattaatcaagctcattatttacaatcaaaattaaaatatatatctccAGAAGATGAAatgatttttaaatttatatctgaaaaaacatttaaaaaatatgaaaattacGTAACACAATTTAtagataattattttaaggAGCGCGATTGTAATACCAATTaccaaattaaaaaagaaccACACGAgcttgaaaaaaattttgcaGATTGGATGATATCAGGAACTCCTTCTCcgtttaaaataaaaaaggaagaaataaacaatagtagttatatatttgaaggAGAGACAAAATTTGATGAATCATATATCCaagaaatgaataataatgatgaagaaCAAACTCAAAGATCACGAAAAGGTAGAAAATCGCATGGGGATGATTTAACAGAATTTCAAAGTgtaaataagaaaaaaaaaactaataTGGAATATTCAAATGAAAGCGATACaaacatattaaataacAAATCAAACTATAACTACGAAAATGAGAAATGCATCaatgaatattatgaaactttttttattccaaaaaatttaaaggaaaataattttcatgataatgataaacaattatattatttaataactATATTAGACGAAATACATTATGTGTTTTATAAACTTTTTGATGACTTTaaagcaaataaaataaatgaaaaaaatgaagactcaaaaatatataattattttttacgaTATCCAATAGTTAGAACCATATTAAGGGAATTCcggaaaaaaatttttaacagTAATCAcaatttgcatatatttattatatattatcatataccttattttttgttaagcCTTAAAATGGTTGCACccttgtatatataaacattattttcttcataaaaataatatatatgcatgacaatattttatttcctcACCTCAGATTGTACATTTAACATATCCCATTTACCTGATGACATACAAAGAAGCGATTTTATAGACAACATTATTAAACTTGGTGggattataaataataataattacagTCACAAGTTAACAATAAATAACCCATTAAAAACTGAAAGTgcagaaaaagaaaaatacaCAAATTTAATGCTAATTGAAAGAGCTTTATATACTTGGAAGtaattatttcaaaaaaaatatgtttactaatgtgcatatataccAACTTATACATAATGTAGCTTTTATCAtatgatatttattaatttttatggaaatatgattatatttcttttcatacatttttattatttattttttatgatagATTTCCTGatgcaaaatattatgacaTGAGCACGTGGAAACAGCCATACAGAAATTTCTGGGATGTCCTTgaatatgaagaaaaaaattataaaatataattttgatttatttttaagatAGCATTTACATGTCCTTTGAGCCATTTAATGCAAaatttttgattattttcgACATGTATTTTGGCCATagtgtgtatatatataagaatatatatatgttaggGATTAATTTCCTTTCTTATATTCTACAACATGTTTCATCACATATTCGTAAATAATTacgtaaaaaatatatgtttatttttttttcattttttttttgttctatattgaaataaaagaattaaaCATGCCTATGTATGTGCATACATgagtatatacatatgaaggatataattttccttttattaattatttctctctatatatttattaatttatttattatttcacatatatttatttatatgcttaTCAATTCGTTAATTattgatttttattattttaaatatttttattatttttataattttaattattttttctctttccTTGCTTTGCTAAGTAAACAATGAACCACGACAAAActtgtttttaaaattttttcaaatctacttattaaaaatatagaacaTGAATATTTCAAtggattatatatttattcatataatgtAGGGGCAAATATagccaaaataaaaaaagaaaaataatactaatATGAAATGGTCAGAAAATATCAAGcttatgtgtatatttatagctCAATTATAAAACTGCTATAAAAAGAAAGGGTTACATTTATCTTATATAAGgaaaatatacacatattttCGATAAGTATTATGAAGCAAATGAGCCcgtaaaaatgtaaatgctcatattattaggtttactaaaaaataaataacatcATGAGACTAAGCGGGATAAGAAGGAAAGTAGACCCGTTATTAATCGTTAGCAAAAGACTACCatcttatttaaaaaaggaaaaaataaatttatcaaaaacGAGTAAGAATAATAACGACAATAgtaacaaatttaataaaaagcatgtaaaatataatcaaaTCCCTGCATTTGTTcaagatataataaaattcacaaaaaaaaataaatataactaCGAAACAGATGATGTATCaatagataaaaataaaattatttattttaataacttACTAAATGAAATtgaaaagaataaaaatgtattgaCATCAACGTTAATACatgatatatatcaatgcttatacaaattaaattacTTAAAGATagatattatttgtaatcTATTtagtatattaataaataatactatAGATTTTTCAAACTTAAAAGGATATGTTAACTGTAATTTTAAGGaactaataaatattacacaatatttatatcattttcaaaatatatgtaaaaaaaatatacattctATTCTTTATAACAACAAGGAGTACTATAATCTCAAAGTTGTTCAACGATTTGTTAAGGAAAATGgggataatataaattttgataataatagttataaaaatataatatatacgaatatttacaattatataGCTAAATATGATCAAGCAGAAAATATAGACATCTTATTACATTCTATTATAAAGGCAAATAATCATTCAAATAGGAAAGGAGAAAAACAAATAGGCGAAATACCATCTCAATCGGATGGTCTACCAATGGGCTTAAACACACAATGCCAACATTCggatcaaataaaaatacttgaaaaaaattgccCTATTAAATGTGGTATTATAGAAAGTAGTGATTGTTCAAATAATGTGTATACCGAAGAGGAttccaaaaaaattgaatcCTCAAACTTGTTGTCATACACACATTCAAATGCAAAAAGTGTAAAAGAAGGCGAAGAAGAATTCTtaattgaatatataaacagcttttacaaattaaatgatatgTTTACATTTATACTAAATAAAGtactaaattattttaacgAAAACACCAACctatttgatttttataatttaaaattattatttttttatctaggaaaatataaaaagttcgatataaatttaatagaaaaaatatcgaATAAGCTTATTgaagaaattgaaaatattaagacAAATCATAAACTTGTATCAGATAATAATGCATTtgaagaaaacaaaaaatataattatgcaaataataatcaacgaaaaaaaaaaaaaaaaaaatatataaatacattttcaaaaattgaCTCGAaagaatttttaattataccATATACTATAGGTGTGTCTATGAATacacattttaataattatttaattgagtatgtaaatatttatatacttaGTCTAATCAATTCAAGAATTAATTGTGATgttgtaaatattatttattgtttagttggatataaatatattatgataattttttttatcatgtttaatatttttaaatttaaggAAAAGACGATGCAagatattaattatttaaataaatataatacattcctaaaaagaataattaaaaataaagttaatatttcacaaatatattctgaaaaattaaatataatatcagaaaaagaaaatgaatttgCACACAACATCAATGGGACTAGTCCCAATCCTAATGCCCACAAAAAAGTGGAggcattttttgaaaacgaattatataattatgaaaacgAAATGAATAACAATTGCagattagaaaaaaataatttcaatTTGAAAAACCAAGAGGAAAAtgctaataaaaatataaatcaaaataacaACATTAATAATCATAACTGTTCAcgtaatataaaaatagaccCCAATATAAACGATTTAATAAACCCTGATTATGTTTTCAATTTTCTATTGAAAGAATTCGAAataaatgttaataaaatatcactaataaatacaaataaaaattctttGAATTATAGTTATGATAGTAAACAACTGGaagaattttatatttattataaaaatattttttataaagtttatcattattctatatttttactgaataaatatgatattaaAGACATGctcaaaatatatcaaaatttaaaatcaaTTTCGttaaatgatgatattataaataatatatataccgAAGTACTTTGTGATAAAATTACTCTTAATTCACCTAATAACCAAAATGCTTCAAGTTTAATCAACATTATTTcgggaaaataaaaaaggtaaCGAATGCTAATATAtgctttttttcttttattaatatatctcATGTGTGCATAGATATATGTACTAAAATATGCGTACACCTTTTAAATAAACTTTGTAACTTTAaaattacttttttaacaaaagcGTTAATATAACTGTTTAAAACTTCCacttatgaataaaaagtttaatAGTGgggataaaaaaatatataataataaacattaaaaattcactggaaaaaaaaaatgaaaatacaaCACATAAATTCATCAAAGATACGTtacaacatatatttaaaaatttcaactaatgaatatataaaatgcacaaataaattatgcaaaaaaatatagataagaaaaaaacactCTTAACATAATGTGATTAAGCTAGATATGTATTAGgcatatatgcatgctTGTAtaactaatttttttttcgtacATTGGAAGCAATAAAGCAAATAATATCCCATACAGTatctttataaatataatatgtactttaaaaatagtgaaacaaaaaaattattatatatacatataaaaccatacatgtgtatatatacatacccATGTATTGCATAAGTAAAAAAGTTACTTATATTATCCATAAAATATCACATATACCCactttattaataaacgaattaattattatatcctTCACAACAAatgcaaatatatgttGTGAACGCGTGCTCCGAAAGAgcaaattcaaataaatatctaatcgaaaatataatatgtctATCAAGTATAGATATATGTGTGGTGACAAAACATGcgtaaaatatgtttatgcatgtattttataaacttataaaaatttacaagTTATATTGTTTCTGCGGAAGTAGtagttatataaaaaattgaatgCGGGTCTTCTATTAAATGAtagcatataaatttttaatcaaAGCTATGGGAAGATATCTTAAGCATCTCTCCTCCTATATGCTCATTAAATCtcaatttataaattaatccGTTTGAAcatataacaataatacaattttgGTCGCTTACAAATGCACAAATtgatgatatttttttcccggggattttatatgatgaaaaacTCCAATcactatttaaatatggATGACAAGGTAATAAGCATTTAATAgatgattttttattttttggttctttttcataatttagcATAACATGtgaagatatattttttcctttagATATTATATCTACTTTTCTTGGGGGGCGGGctcttttatatatagaaaatacaTGTACAGTATTTCTATTTGAAGTTAAACACAAccaattattatcattactgatatttaaagataatattttagCATTTTTAGTACCTCTTCTAAATTCGTTTAATATACTTCCATCGAAAGTATTAAATAATCTTATAATTGTTCCTTTTGTGGATGCGGTTACCAATAGTTTTCCATCATTACTTAAATTTATACATGCAATTGGATTATCATGAGCATATATACTTAAATctgttttaaaatttatataaggGAGTTCTTCATGAACATTTTCACtagcatttttttcaaatatatgaatattaacTCGACCTTTTATAGGTGACAAATatgcaataataatatttttatcaatgtTTGATAAGCAACATAATCCTGATGGATTTTTTGCTGTATTTAGGGtttctaataatattatatcttttaatctgtatatacataatttatattctaaAATAACCACAATTATTTCTCTTAATAATCTCACACCAATAATGTTTGATGAAAATGTCAATTTTGCTATTTCTCTCATTTGTCTATCATcccatattattaaaacattttttgcccattttccttttctatCATTTTTGTTTCCGGTTATTGCTAAAATATTACAACGATAAAGCATTTCTGCTATGTAtaatccatttttatttcgatCAGTTaaatctaaaaaaaaataaaataacaatgTTTTAGTGTTGCTTCATATATCATGCAAATATGCAAACTGTTTTTTACATATGTAATGCTATTACCTCTACTATACGTTTGAGTGAAAGGGTTTGTattgtaaattttaaatcCTTTTTCATTGGCCATACACAGACAGCCATAATCTTGATTAAAAGCTATATATCTATTATTATCTAATCTTAATGAtaccattttattttcttgtgtatataaattgGGAATAATTACATAAAAGCAAAAAGAAATAGAGGATTATCACAATAGTTCTGTTACTATATAGCAAGATCGCTAAATACTGCCTAcacatgtatataaatatatatgtgagTATTTGCTAcatgcacatatatattatgtacgTGTATATGTAAgcatatatgcacatgAATATGTAttccctttttttaatataaactatatactgtcattattattttatgctcatatacaaaataaaaaattaatcaCCTCACaaagaattaaaagaatatacTTCAATTACTAAGTTAAATGATGAAACAAAAactaattatatatatttacaatatgcatatgtatatatttatttaaaagtttAAAGTGGGGGTTCTAggtaaaataatttcttaGAACAGCTAATATTTTAgtacaaatataattacatatattgcatgaaaaataatcatatacttaaaaaatcatatattacaaacattaattataataaatatatgcttattcatgttaatatatatctattatGATCAAAAAATcctataatatattatatatttactgGGCTtgtaagaataaaaaaaaaaaaaaaaatgaagaattttccatataatatatattatatatataatatgaaattaATATCACAAAATAAGGAAATAAACTGAcagtaaaatatataaattattataaatgagaaaaattatatattattaattaaaaaatataaaatgacataaataatgaaatcttatatgttattatataaatattatattttttttaattactatttattttattttttttattatattattctatattttattataagcattttaaaatgtagAAATTAAACTCGTACCTAAAGTAAATTTTGGCGGGTTAagtgaatataaaaaaggaaatatcGTGCGAATACTTTTAGtttacacaaaaaatacaaaaaagaaaattagcGTATggtaaaatatgcatataatgcattataaatatatttagtataattaaaaaatatatgcattatttttttgtagcGTACaaatcaattttattatgcatataaaatacgctcataatatatactattatattatatatatattttgctggcatatatttttaatatatattaatttataaaaaaaataataataaattccTTAAATGAggcataaaatatgttgaCAATTTTTTCgaacaaaaatatgcatttataattatccaaatttttaagaaatacaacattattaaaattaatacgCTTTTAGGTACagctattatttttatttttttgtcaatTCAAATAGAAATACAAACttatatgtgtataatacatatatatatggtttatatgcattattttttatgtagattgatatttataaaataaaaaaacatacttaagaaataaatatctcattttattaaaaaattaaaaggaaTTGATTTTCCCGCCACCATTTTTGGGGTATTTTTTCTTACTGTCTACTCATTcgtttatttaaaaaaatatattttttgagtttttttacattatatctataatatgataatatatggatataGGGACgtggaaatatattaattataaatgaaataaatacgtattttataattacaaaatatgattatGAAGGAAAA
This Plasmodium chabaudi chabaudi strain AS genome assembly, chromosome: 12 DNA region includes the following protein-coding sequences:
- a CDS encoding autophagy-related protein 18, putative (term=annotation;date=20120807;qualifier=removed_product=conserved Plasmodium protein, unknown function;qualifier=added_product=autophagy-related protein 18, putative;qualifier=added_literature=pmid:21453511;qualifier=added_gene_name=atg18;curatorName=ucb@sanger.ac.uk;~term=annotation;date=20171103;qualifier=added_literature=PMID:29089429;qualifier=added_GO:0031410;qualifier=added_GO:0032266;curatorName=ucb@sanger.ac.uk;~;query 354-354;GPI_cleavage_site_score=0.2924;~iprscan;InterPro:IPR036322 : WD40-repeat-containing domain superfamily;Superfamily:SSF50978; score=7.5E-24;query 11-360;description=WD40-repeat-containing domain superfamily;~iprscan;InterPro:IPR001680 : WD40 repeat;SMART:SM00320; score=0.0058;query 187-227;description=WD40 repeat;~iprscan;InterPro:IPR001680 : WD40 repeat;SMART:SM00320; score=14.0;query 230-271;description=WD40 repeat) encodes the protein MVSLRLDNNRYIAFNQDYGCLCMANEKGFKIYNTNPFTQTYSRDLTDRNKNGLYIAEMLYRCNILAITGNKNDRKGKWAKNVLIIWDDRQMREIAKLTFSSNIIGVRLLREIIVVILEYKLCIYRLKDIILLETLNTAKNPSGLCCLSNIDKNIIIAYLSPIKGRVNIHIFEKNASENVHEELPYINFKTDLSIYAHDNPIACINLSNDGKLLVTASTKGTIIRLFNTFDGSILNEFRRGTKNAKILSLNISNDNNWLCLTSNRNTVHVFSIYKRARPPRKVDIISKGKNISSHVMLNYEKEPKNKKSSIKCLLPCHPYLNSDWSFSSYKIPGKKISSICAFVSDQNCIIVICSNGLIYKLRFNEHIGGEMLKISSHSFD
- a CDS encoding NLI interacting factor-like phosphatase, putative (term=annotation;date=20140713;qualifier=removed_product=phosphatase, putative;qualifier=added_product=protein phosphatase, putative;qualifier=added_literature=pmid:25011111;qualifier=added_gene_name=nif4;curatorName=ucb@sanger.ac.uk;~pfam_scan;Pfam:PF03031.14; E()=6.5E-13;score=48.6;query 420-526;description=NIF;~iprscan;InterPro:IPR004274 : NLI interacting factor;Pfam:PF03031; score=2.7E-13;query 413-526;description=FCP1 homology domain;~iprscan;InterPro:IPR004274 : NLI interacting factor;Prosite:PS50969; score=18.044;query 388-547;description=FCP1 homology domain;~iprscan;InterPro:IPR004274 : NLI interacting factor;SMART:SM00577; score=1.0E-10;query 391-532;description=FCP1 homology domain;~iprscan;InterPro:IPR036412 : HAD-like superfamily;Superfamily:SSF56784; score=3.89E-25;query 238-539;description=HAD-like superfamily), whose amino-acid sequence is MDTNKVYLPKNITLPCKLKWAVDDNSMVSSNQIIAFIIETKNEDINIQNDELINNNNDPQNINQHNYDHNIYEQNNANKCINSTGNLNNENEVGSENAKNDTNDQKNVNNQNKLNDEQNNVINFILNSRNTREIKESNHIFLRSNNSGRINILKKNINPQKDEYIYIDNPNELLCEINDEECKHEIIFSGLCANCFMNQEDINKNKNDKYFLSPGFITNEKKLFINTDKAIDLEKERVQNIINNKKLCLVLDLDNTLLQASFYIHSVHIEKDVINITTDFDDDEFAPMGNNFGNGNQPSDNNKFENEEINIKSEDNPLNSGKDCYKKFDHILNQKTQNDEINSEMLSFFFNANKKKNKLENDIYHDIKMNYEEYLNFLAKVNTFNLLKYNGKYIHYEDLNDEAIKAKIKKFESSVLKTTVKYDKGLYTIYYKLRPGVIEFLQKMNQKYEIYLYTMGTIEHAKSCLFLLDPLKKFFGNRIFSRKDCTNGMKHLNRILPTYRSISICVDDSEYIWKEANSCIKVHAYNYFPEIQFLGDIKKKTYFLTKFFSMAQSYLNFSTDIYRFINFKCNEYEEFKKNYLNNFMINNMYTQNLSIPYLAPMGIQMGGTHANINNTAFVNNSNIVKSENTIENGNFSEKNKGNIFNGVNNTLSLNFDEDNDDFSNDMLIDLEKEFETDNENDSNLKRKSHNSNKINLVNDQELANYSYPLDTTYGDQIENPNEPILSIQTNAGNIEQANNNINDNSNDIFTASDEGIPAGVGIPEIQNNDLVFYINQDQDNSFLNKSNDENNIDMEHYSESTDPLNNNANISDEENILADNLVQFYSKDENDDLDLNLDEDDDEDMFFLNDDILNDEFNKKMKKKKKNNNDINKNGSVSKIYTPKHAPLYGEQNIPNNINQAHYLQSKLKYISPEDEMIFKFISEKTFKKYENYVTQFIDNYFKERDCNTNYQIKKEPHELEKNFADWMISGTPSPFKIKKEEINNSSYIFEGETKFDESYIQEMNNNDEEQTQRSRKGRKSHGDDLTEFQSVNKKKKTNMEYSNESDTNILNNKSNYNYENEKCINEYYETFFIPKNLKENNFHDNDKQLYYLITILDEIHYVFYKLFDDFKANKINEKNEDSKIYNYFLRYPIVRTILREFRKKIFNNCTFNISHLPDDIQRSDFIDNIIKLGGIINNNNYSHKLTINNPLKTESAEKEKYTNLMLIERALYTWKFPDAKYYDMSTWKQPYRNFWDVLEYEEKNYKI
- a CDS encoding conserved Plasmodium protein, unknown function (tmhmm; query 1-754; ~;query 464-482; ~;query 444-463; ~;query 483-505; ~;query 1-443; ~;query 506-753) yields the protein MRLSGIRRKVDPLLIVSKRLPSYLKKEKINLSKTSKNNNDNSNKFNKKHVKYNQIPAFVQDIIKFTKKNKYNYETDDVSIDKNKIIYFNNLLNEIEKNKNVLTSTLIHDIYQCLYKLNYLKIDIICNLFSILINNTIDFSNLKGYVNCNFKELINITQYLYHFQNICKKNIHSILYNNKEYYNLKVVQRFVKENGDNINFDNNSYKNIIYTNIYNYIAKYDQAENIDILLHSIIKANNHSNRKGEKQIGEIPSQSDGLPMGLNTQCQHSDQIKILEKNCPIKCGIIESSDCSNNVYTEEDSKKIESSNLLSYTHSNAKSVKEGEEEFLIEYINSFYKLNDMFTFILNKVLNYFNENTNLFDFYNLKLLFFYLGKYKKFDINLIEKISNKLIEEIENIKTNHKLVSDNNAFEENKKYNYANNNQRKKKKKKYINTFSKIDSKEFLIIPYTIGVSMNTHFNNYLIEYVNIYILSLINSRINCDVVNIIYCLVGYKYIMIIFFIMFNIFKFKEKTMQDINYLNKYNTFLKRIIKNKVNISQIYSEKLNIISEKENEFAHNINGTSPNPNAHKKVEAFFENELYNYENEMNNNCRLEKNNFNLKNQEENANKNINQNNNINNHNCSRNIKIDPNINDLINPDYVFNFLLKEFEINVNKISLINTNKNSLNYSYDSKQLEEFYIYYKNIFYKVYHYSIFLLNKYDIKDMLKIYQNLKSISLNDDIINNIYTEVLCDKITLNSPNNQNASSLINIISGK